TAAGCTCCTCTTTGCTTAAAGTGTTTTTCAATGTATCAAAAAGCAGCATTTCTGCAAATACAGAAGCCGTTTCAGCCGTAGTAAGCGGCGTATCCATATTGAGATAACCCTGTGTTTTAGACAACTCTTGATGAATCATATGCCCAAACTCGTGCGCAATCGTAAAAACATCGCGCCGTGAATTGGTGTAATTGAGTAAAACATAAGGGTGTGCGCTTGGCACACAGCCATGACTAAATGCTCCACCGCGCTTATTTGGCGCTGTGTGAGAATCTACCCAACCCTTTTTCAAAGCTTTCAAAGCGATATCTTTAAATGTCTTATTAAAATCCCCTAACGCCTTTAACACAAGCTTTATAGCATCATTATAGGCTAGATTATATGCCTCGCCCTCAAGTGGCGCGTAGCGGTCATAGTCTTGCAGCTCTTTAATCCCAAGCAAAGAAGCCTTAATGTGATAATACTCGCTCACCAAAGTATAATGCCCACTCACCACATCAACGAGCCTATCAACGCTCTTTTGCGTAGCGGCATTGCTAATATGGCGCGCAGATTCTGGATACTTGTAGCCGCGCAATGCGCATGTGATACTTAAATCTTTGCGCACCATATTTAGGACATAGCTTAAAAGATGGCGGGATTTTTTAAGCTTTTTGGTAAATATTTTTTGTGCCTCTTTACGCACAGCACGTTTTGGGTGGTGCAATAGACTTAGAATCTCCTCCTCGCCTATCTTATCTGCCTTTTTAGATTCTGTATGTTTTAAATCTTTAAAATCCTTTTTCTCCCATTTTGAAGCCTTAGATTGTGGCGATTTAAATCGAAGCTGCGCTAAATGCTCATCAAAAAGCCGAGAAAATGCTCCAACCCCCACAGGCGAAGTTGCAAGTAGCACCTTTTCTTCAGGCAAAGAGAGCAAATGTTTATCTTGCTCGATGAGCTTTTCTAAAAAATATGCATATTGTGGCGTGGCTTGAATGATAGTTTGGCGGCTTTGTGCGGGTAATTTACAAAATTCTAGCTCAAAAAATAGCACTAAGTTATGAATTTGTGTAGTTTGCATTTCATACTTTGCATACATATCACCCTGCGTGGTGTCCTTTGCAAAGCGCAAAAACACATAAGTCATAATGCGCGCAATGCCCTCTAGCACCTCCTCATACTCCTTTATCACGGGATAAAATGCCTCCGCTTTAATATCTTTGAGATGCCCTTCATATTGCTTGGCAAAATGCTTAGCCCTCCGCGTGTGGCTTGCCATAAATCGCTCAAGCTGCACTTCATTTTTAAAGAGTGCGCTTAAATCCCACTGGCTAGATTCTATATTCATATCCGCTCCTTGCGTTAAATCTTATATTTTCATTTCTTCTTGCTCTTCTTCTTGAATGAGCGTCAAAGCCTTAAGGAAGCTAATGCTATCCATTTGCATACCTGAAGTCATATTTTTAAGCGTGAGGGTTTTAGTGTTAAACTCACTTTCACCAATAACTATCACAAACTCATGTCCTTTAATGTTGGCATAGCTAAATTGCTTTTTAAGCTTGCTCGCCTCGGGATAGACTTCAATAGGCACTTTAGAGCGGCGGAAAGATTCTGCAAGGAAATGCGCATAGCCAAAGTATGATGTATCCATACACACAATAAGCGCACGCGCTGATGTTGCCTTTTTTTGCAAGATTTCTAATTCTTCTAAGGCTGCCAAAAGCCTATCAATACCAATGCTCGCTCCCACACCGCTCATTTTTTCTTTGGAAAATGTGCGCGTGAGATTATCATATCTCCCGCCAGAGCAAACGCTGCCTATGCTTTTTAGGGCATTGAGCGTAGTTTCATATACTATACCTGTGTAATACCCCAATCCGCGCGCGATGGAGAAATTTATACGATAAGTATCCCTATCCATTTGCAAGGGTGAAAGCACCTCATACATCGCCTTTAAATCCGCAATACCCTTTCTTATAGAATCATTCCACTCTTCCATGAAAGAAATTTGCTTAAAAAAGCTTTCACTATCGCCCTGCTGCTTGATTGATGTATATTCTAGCAGATTCTGTGCTTGAGTGCTAGTAAGCCCAAGCTCTTTTTGTAGCTCCGCGCTTACAGATTCTGTACCGACTTTATCAAGCTTATCAATAATACGCAAAGTGGCATTAATATTATGCTGCTCTGTAATGCCACAATACTCACAAATGCCATTCAAAATAGCGCGATGATTGAGCCAGATAGTAAATTCATCAATCCCTAGCCGCACAAGTGAAGCATAAATCACTTGCAAAATTTCTGCATCACAAGAGATGCTATCACTCCCAATAAAGTCAAAATCGCATTGTGTAAATTCCCTATAGCGCCCTCTCTGCGCTCTCTCCCCACGAAACACATTACCAATAGCAAATCGCTTAAAAGGCAAATCCACCTCATTTTTATATTGAGACACAAAGCGCGCTAGAGGGACGGTTAAATCAAATCTCAAAGCCACATCGCGTCCGCCATGGTCTTTAAAGCGATAAAGCTCCTTTTGTATCTCCTCACTCCCCTGTTTTACTAGCACATCAGCATACTCTAAATGCGGCGTTTCAATAGGCACAAAGCCAAAATTCATAAAAACACTACTCACTTTATTTAATAAATGTGCCTTAGCAAGCGCCTCTTTAGGCAATCTATCCTTGAATCCACTCAATGTGCGAGGGGCAACCAACGCCATCTAACCTCCTTAAAAAGTAAATAAACATTAGATTAAATATGTCAAACCGCCGATTTTACCTTAAAAATGTTGTATTTTGGCAAATTTTTTGCTTTTCACACGAATTTTAGCCCTTAATCTATGCTTTTTTGACTGATTTTATAAGCGATATTATAATTTTATGTGTAGAATCCACACTTTAAAGAATTTTAACATAAGGCGTCATTGTGCAAAGTATCACCCCTCAAAGCGAAGTTAGACACATCTTGCTACGTTTGCCAAACTGGCTTGGCGATAGCGTGATGGTTTCTGCGGCATTTGAGTGGCTTAAAAAAAGCTTTGATAAAGCAGACTTCACGCTTGTAGGCACAAAGGCGAGTTGTGGGATTTATGAGCGCGATACACGCGTGCGCGCTATTTTTATTGATGAGAGTAAAACATCGCGTTTTAGAATCCTAGCTATTAAAAAACTAGCCAAAAACATCGGCACGCACGATATTGCCATTAGTTTTAGTAATACTTTTTTTTCTGCTCTGCTTTTATATTTGAGCAGAAGTAAAATACGCATAGGTTATGCGAGAAATGCCCGCAGTTTCCTGCTCACAAACGCCCTTCCATTAAAAAAATATAATAGCAGTGGTAAAAAATATCATCAAGTGCTTTTGTATCTTGCCCTTATTGCGCCGCTTAAAGCAGTGCAAACTTATATTTTCAAATCTTTGCAGACACCCTCCTTAAAAATGCCTAACCACAAGCATTTGCACACAGAATCTAGCAATACACAATCTACTTTGCTAGATTTGCTATCAAATCAGCCGCTTAAGCTCATTAGCACAAAGCC
Above is a window of Helicobacter jaachi DNA encoding:
- a CDS encoding M3 family oligoendopeptidase, whose amino-acid sequence is MESSQWDLSALFKNEVQLERFMASHTRRAKHFAKQYEGHLKDIKAEAFYPVIKEYEEVLEGIARIMTYVFLRFAKDTTQGDMYAKYEMQTTQIHNLVLFFELEFCKLPAQSRQTIIQATPQYAYFLEKLIEQDKHLLSLPEEKVLLATSPVGVGAFSRLFDEHLAQLRFKSPQSKASKWEKKDFKDLKHTESKKADKIGEEEILSLLHHPKRAVRKEAQKIFTKKLKKSRHLLSYVLNMVRKDLSITCALRGYKYPESARHISNAATQKSVDRLVDVVSGHYTLVSEYYHIKASLLGIKELQDYDRYAPLEGEAYNLAYNDAIKLVLKALGDFNKTFKDIALKALKKGWVDSHTAPNKRGGAFSHGCVPSAHPYVLLNYTNSRRDVFTIAHEFGHMIHQELSKTQGYLNMDTPLTTAETASVFAEMLLFDTLKNTLSKEELIPLYAGKIEDIFSTLFRQIVMTHFERRIHAQSDELKAEVFDEIWREENARMFGDSVKLSKNYDGWWCYIPHFVHSPFYCYAYSYGQLLVLALFGLYKSQKTPRGREKFIQKYIHFLSLGGSKSPKDLISTFGFNLESDKFWLIGMNEVRKMLEEFKELVYAQDSISPIL
- the hisS gene encoding histidine--tRNA ligase, which codes for MVAPRTLSGFKDRLPKEALAKAHLLNKVSSVFMNFGFVPIETPHLEYADVLVKQGSEEIQKELYRFKDHGGRDVALRFDLTVPLARFVSQYKNEVDLPFKRFAIGNVFRGERAQRGRYREFTQCDFDFIGSDSISCDAEILQVIYASLVRLGIDEFTIWLNHRAILNGICEYCGITEQHNINATLRIIDKLDKVGTESVSAELQKELGLTSTQAQNLLEYTSIKQQGDSESFFKQISFMEEWNDSIRKGIADLKAMYEVLSPLQMDRDTYRINFSIARGLGYYTGIVYETTLNALKSIGSVCSGGRYDNLTRTFSKEKMSGVGASIGIDRLLAALEELEILQKKATSARALIVCMDTSYFGYAHFLAESFRRSKVPIEVYPEASKLKKQFSYANIKGHEFVIVIGESEFNTKTLTLKNMTSGMQMDSISFLKALTLIQEEEQEEMKI
- the waaF gene encoding lipopolysaccharide heptosyltransferase II — encoded protein: MQSITPQSEVRHILLRLPNWLGDSVMVSAAFEWLKKSFDKADFTLVGTKASCGIYERDTRVRAIFIDESKTSRFRILAIKKLAKNIGTHDIAISFSNTFFSALLLYLSRSKIRIGYARNARSFLLTNALPLKKYNSSGKKYHQVLLYLALIAPLKAVQTYIFKSLQTPSLKMPNHKHLHTESSNTQSTLLDLLSNQPLKLISTKPILDTRTYAIGINPGAAFGSAKRWEQSHFISIIEYFLSQRYEVYLFGSSIESRANTDIAAALKNHPYMQYFHNLTDKTNLHELVDYISAMSVFITNDSGPMHIATALKVPIVAIFGPTDMYETAPYTPFTESIRQDSTNVLCANPPFVLLSKALPCSPCKKRECPLGHHNCMKFITPAEVITYTNRLLENQHKRLTYDT